In a single window of the Nodularia spumigena CCY9414 genome:
- a CDS encoding ArsR/SmtB family transcription factor, with product MAEFFSFLGDPNRLRILSFLANKELCVGDLAALLNMSESAVSHQLRNLRVMRLVGYRKQGRNVFYHLHDNHIFHLYQAVAEHLDEPAES from the coding sequence ATGGCAGAATTTTTTAGCTTTTTGGGAGATCCTAATCGCCTGAGAATTCTTTCTTTCTTGGCTAATAAAGAACTGTGTGTTGGTGATTTAGCCGCATTACTAAACATGAGTGAATCTGCTGTTTCCCATCAACTGAGAAACTTGCGAGTCATGCGATTAGTTGGCTATCGTAAGCAAGGACGTAACGTATTTTATCACCTCCACGATAACCATATTTTTCATCTTTATCAGGCTGTTGCGGAACACTTGGATGAACCTGCTGAATCATGA
- a CDS encoding metal ABC transporter permease: MYLCSVCHINSLAIVTNFDFVNLLQFPFMQRAIAGAVLMGILGGLLGSFATLRQLSFFSHAVGHAALIGVVLGVLLQLNPTLMLLPFTLVFGVIVLYFIDKTDLASDSVLSIVLSGALGIGVILTSFVPGYRGNLMRVLFGDILAINTTDLILTILLLIVSSIFLFSTLQQQILLTLNPDVAQVQGVPVQLYRYGFIILLSLAVAVAITAVGVLLVNAFLVIPASTAKLMSHHFNRFLVLSIIIGSTTSLTGIMVSGLFNLPSGPSIVLVQFLFFVVVFFTVKLKFKAG; encoded by the coding sequence ATGTATTTATGCTCTGTTTGTCACATAAACTCGCTAGCCATCGTGACTAATTTTGACTTTGTAAATTTGTTACAATTTCCCTTCATGCAGCGTGCGATCGCAGGTGCTGTGTTAATGGGAATCCTGGGTGGTTTACTAGGTAGTTTTGCCACATTACGCCAGCTATCCTTTTTCAGCCATGCTGTGGGTCATGCAGCATTAATCGGCGTAGTCTTAGGCGTATTATTACAGTTAAACCCAACTTTGATGCTGTTGCCTTTTACTTTAGTATTTGGGGTGATTGTCCTCTACTTTATCGATAAGACCGATTTAGCGAGCGATAGCGTTCTGAGTATAGTGCTATCAGGAGCATTAGGTATTGGCGTAATCCTAACTAGCTTCGTTCCGGGTTATCGTGGCAATTTAATGCGAGTATTGTTTGGCGATATTCTGGCGATCAATACCACAGATTTGATTTTGACGATACTTTTGCTGATAGTCAGTAGTATATTTTTATTTTCTACCTTGCAACAGCAAATTTTATTAACCTTGAACCCCGATGTCGCCCAAGTGCAAGGTGTTCCAGTGCAACTGTATCGCTATGGCTTTATCATTTTACTTTCCCTAGCTGTTGCCGTGGCGATTACAGCCGTCGGTGTTTTGTTGGTAAATGCCTTTTTAGTGATTCCCGCTTCCACAGCCAAGCTGATGAGTCATCACTTTAACCGCTTTCTGGTCTTGTCAATCATTATCGGTTCGACCACAAGCCTTACTGGTATTATGGTTTCGGGTCTTTTTAACCTGCCATCAGGCCCTAGTATTGTGCTGGTGCAGTTTTTGTTTTTTGTGGTTGTTTTTTTTACCGTTAAGTTGAAGTTCAAAGCCGGCTAA